From the genome of Halomonas sp. MCCC 1A13316, one region includes:
- a CDS encoding DUF1294 domain-containing protein produces the protein MRHEGNLTEWNDEKGFGFITPATGGPRVFVHISAFPRSGRRPTVNEPITYHLTQDSQNRPKAQKVGYLKAARHASPRSRGLMLACAIVAAFFALLAALSALGHVPMPLAAAYALLSMITFAMYGIDKAAAGKGRRRTPETTLLFVGLIGGWPGALIAQRMFRHKTRKQTFQAVFWCGVVVNCGVVGWLNYSGEVASVWAGLGFGE, from the coding sequence ATGCGCCATGAAGGCAATCTCACCGAGTGGAACGACGAAAAGGGCTTCGGCTTCATCACGCCAGCTACAGGCGGCCCTCGCGTGTTCGTCCATATCAGCGCCTTTCCCCGCAGTGGGCGCCGCCCAACGGTCAATGAGCCGATTACCTATCACCTGACGCAAGACAGCCAGAACAGACCGAAAGCCCAGAAGGTGGGCTACCTGAAAGCGGCGCGTCACGCATCCCCACGCTCCAGAGGGCTGATGTTGGCATGCGCCATAGTCGCTGCGTTCTTCGCACTCCTGGCAGCCCTGAGCGCTCTAGGGCACGTACCAATGCCGCTGGCAGCGGCATACGCGCTGCTGAGCATGATCACATTCGCCATGTACGGCATCGACAAAGCCGCAGCAGGGAAGGGCAGAAGGCGCACACCAGAAACCACGCTGCTCTTCGTCGGCTTGATCGGTGGCTGGCCCGGTGCACTGATAGCGCAGCGAATGTTTCGGCACAAAACCAGGAAGCAGACGTTTCAGGCGGTTTTTTGGTGCGGGGTGGTGGTGAATTGTGGGGTGGTTGGGTGGTTGAACTACTCAGGTGAGGTTGCGAGCGTTTGGGCTGGTTTGGGGTTCGGTGAATAG
- a CDS encoding DUF6680 family protein, with protein MSLNDILTIVAILLAPIAAVQVQKWLEVFREQRGRRLNVFKTLMATRAANVSPEHVQALNMIDLEFQGKRYKPITDTWKAYLDHLASYPKDGGETLQQQWGEKRVDRLVSLLMEMGKSLGYEFDEVHVKKGVYAPEAHGQIENENLLIRRGLIRLLYGDSAVKMDVESLPVSEDEASEQKLIRKALLDVLSGKEAISVRSEHAEPKD; from the coding sequence GTGAGTTTGAATGACATACTGACAATAGTAGCCATATTGCTTGCACCCATAGCAGCGGTTCAGGTCCAGAAATGGCTTGAAGTATTCAGGGAACAGCGAGGAAGAAGGCTGAATGTGTTTAAGACATTGATGGCGACCAGGGCCGCCAATGTTTCTCCTGAGCATGTCCAAGCACTAAATATGATCGACCTAGAGTTTCAGGGAAAACGCTACAAGCCAATCACAGATACTTGGAAGGCATACCTAGATCATCTTGCAAGCTATCCAAAGGATGGCGGGGAGACCTTGCAGCAGCAGTGGGGAGAAAAGCGTGTCGACCGGCTTGTGAGTCTTCTCATGGAAATGGGTAAGTCGCTCGGTTACGAATTTGATGAGGTTCATGTAAAGAAAGGTGTCTACGCGCCGGAAGCCCATGGGCAGATAGAGAACGAAAATCTATTGATTCGCCGTGGATTGATTCGGCTGCTATACGGGGATTCTGCCGTGAAGATGGACGTCGAGAGTCTCCCAGTAAGTGAAGATGAGGCTTCAGAGCAGAAATTAATACGCAAGGCTTTGTTGGACGTTTTGTCAGGGAAAGAGGCAATAAGCGTCCGTTCTGAGCATGCCGAACCTAAGGACTGA
- a CDS encoding PD-(D/E)XK nuclease family protein yields MVEHLPVLNQAALDSDWGPAYLSTVPASLYGDVSSGRHAFAVEGLNWGIRLTEPQVTSALVNFLSPTVFTDAGPRRCAALVRALYRAACRMDERLRLDPLLATPGTLEVAAERRTGDRRIDIAIEWFEGPTTDKTSRRLLLIECKFDHHITSQQLPAYRQYAQRQTTEGGYALFLLLDRLTSRTTRSIARNKDWQPVTWLAVLRYLEQELIQEPDEGVEEFACLRRTIWNMARSRPF; encoded by the coding sequence ATGGTTGAGCACCTACCGGTGCTGAATCAGGCTGCCTTGGACTCGGACTGGGGCCCAGCGTATCTCTCAACAGTTCCAGCTTCTCTATACGGCGATGTCAGTTCCGGACGACATGCTTTCGCCGTGGAAGGGCTGAACTGGGGTATTCGCCTTACGGAACCGCAAGTCACTTCTGCGTTAGTTAACTTTCTGTCACCAACAGTGTTCACCGATGCTGGACCGCGGAGGTGCGCAGCTCTGGTGCGTGCGCTTTATCGTGCTGCTTGTCGCATGGATGAGCGGCTGAGACTTGATCCCTTGCTCGCGACGCCGGGTACTCTGGAAGTCGCAGCCGAGCGGCGCACCGGGGACCGCCGAATCGACATTGCTATCGAATGGTTCGAAGGGCCGACTACTGACAAAACAAGCCGGCGTTTATTACTGATCGAGTGCAAGTTCGATCACCACATAACAAGCCAGCAACTCCCTGCCTATCGCCAGTACGCCCAGCGGCAGACCACTGAGGGGGGGTACGCTCTCTTTCTTCTGTTAGACCGACTCACATCACGCACCACGAGGTCTATTGCGCGCAACAAGGACTGGCAGCCGGTGACTTGGTTAGCAGTGCTCCGATATTTGGAGCAAGAGTTGATTCAGGAGCCTGATGAGGGGGTAGAAGAGTTTGCCTGCCTCCGGCGCACGATATGGAATATGGCAAGAAGTCGACCATTTTAG
- a CDS encoding ATP-binding protein encodes MIIPQDGRLRLDRERLKQHRKRLGLSQEALAEYCFDRRLCVSIASIKRAESGKAVLYRTARHLAEIYEVEVEELSAEAEEAAVVASDVEEMESARVLIQLYAVAADQSALASWVQHFGGSLAEGGTALFGLPRAYRSDAQRGLLCAATLVEQGVASSVYLQAGHWPAAEPPVIAKDASGVWVERGVAVQLAERFVFDDEGGEWLRYRRPRDEEHEARFDLVGRRVELGQLQAILESTRAYQAGHLVYIRGVAGIGKTRLSAEFAEMAAAHADHHQAEVLDFGTRADEGPLMQLTRSLLQAPGEAQVEAKGEVKGEGQEELSDEAQLLARLSALRLPMDHAMLLRPLLGLAQPEEAQSLYAAMTPATRSQRLVQALRDVLLARSIHRPQLLVVEDLHWADEALLATLTGLLQETQDAPVIWLFTSRLEQDPLESRLRPQLPELPLTLIELPPLRAQEAEALVASFGTVPAEHAARCVTQAQGNPLFLTQLLLFHPHRSLPASLANLVQSKLDQLTDLDRRAMCIAAVMGQRFSLASLQEVLGQADYQPELPQRYSLVRPLEEGSYRFVHDLILQGIYEGIPKIQRDRLHLRLAALYGEAEPGLRARHLHRARSLEAPNAFLQAVAAEMARYRHEEAMALLRDCRAIDYAPKDEYRLMLLQGQVAMATGQIQAAREHFEAARSFAREECQRITADLWLARVLNMLDALAAEEAILDGLLPLAEALEDPLPLAEAFYLKGNLYFPRGDFATSRAYHTRALEQARRGGDVRTEIQALSGLGDAHYAEGQMRSTLEMFDHCVTLCRTHGYADLEASNLFMLGTARIYANQTEAALADCFDAAELGKRVGNRRAEVVARLTAGWILISQGDPQSADEQIEQALAVARSLGSGRFEAFLLESRARVELITGQQAEARASIERAWQLVEQHGLKAFIGPWVLGTRALLEEAPEARLATLQQGEALLDAGCVGHNGYRFLIAAAEVSLLDQRPDAARHYAQRLTQLMGAEPCAWGEHHRALIEAHADWLESGEGSEKEGGQKSDEESTLKALRACWHRGEAAGLVMTLPRLAASRR; translated from the coding sequence GTGATCATCCCCCAAGACGGGCGCTTGCGGCTGGATCGTGAGCGCTTGAAGCAACATCGTAAGCGGCTGGGCCTGAGTCAGGAGGCGCTGGCCGAGTACTGTTTTGATCGGCGTTTGTGTGTCTCCATCGCTTCCATCAAGCGGGCCGAGAGTGGCAAGGCGGTGCTGTATCGTACCGCGCGCCATCTGGCCGAGATCTATGAGGTCGAGGTCGAGGAGCTGTCGGCGGAGGCCGAGGAGGCCGCCGTTGTCGCTTCCGATGTCGAGGAGATGGAGAGCGCTCGCGTGCTGATCCAGTTGTATGCCGTGGCGGCCGATCAGTCGGCGCTGGCGAGCTGGGTGCAGCATTTCGGCGGTAGCCTGGCGGAAGGGGGCACGGCGCTGTTCGGGCTGCCTCGGGCTTACCGTAGCGATGCGCAGCGTGGCCTGTTGTGTGCCGCTACCCTGGTGGAACAGGGCGTGGCCAGTAGCGTTTATCTTCAGGCCGGCCACTGGCCGGCGGCTGAGCCGCCTGTGATTGCGAAGGATGCGAGCGGCGTCTGGGTCGAGCGTGGCGTGGCGGTGCAGTTGGCGGAGCGCTTCGTTTTCGATGATGAAGGCGGGGAGTGGCTGCGCTATCGCCGTCCCCGGGACGAAGAGCATGAGGCCCGCTTCGATCTGGTCGGGCGCCGGGTGGAGTTGGGGCAGCTGCAAGCGATCCTGGAGAGTACCCGGGCCTATCAGGCCGGCCATCTGGTCTATATCCGCGGCGTGGCCGGCATCGGCAAGACCCGCCTCAGCGCCGAGTTTGCCGAGATGGCCGCGGCTCATGCCGATCATCACCAGGCCGAGGTGCTGGACTTCGGTACCCGCGCCGATGAAGGCCCGCTGATGCAGCTCACGCGCTCGCTGCTGCAAGCGCCCGGTGAGGCGCAGGTTGAGGCGAAAGGTGAGGTGAAGGGAGAGGGGCAGGAGGAGTTATCAGACGAGGCCCAACTGCTCGCCCGCCTCTCGGCGCTGCGCCTGCCCATGGATCACGCCATGCTGCTGCGTCCGCTGCTGGGCTTGGCCCAGCCGGAGGAGGCGCAGTCGCTCTATGCGGCCATGACCCCGGCGACCCGCAGCCAGCGCTTGGTACAGGCGCTGCGCGACGTGCTCCTGGCGCGCTCCATCCATCGCCCCCAACTGCTGGTGGTGGAAGACCTGCACTGGGCCGACGAGGCGCTGCTGGCCACCCTCACCGGGCTGCTGCAGGAGACCCAGGATGCGCCGGTGATCTGGCTGTTTACCTCGCGCCTGGAGCAGGACCCGCTGGAGAGCCGCCTGCGGCCGCAGCTGCCCGAGTTGCCACTCACGCTGATCGAGCTGCCGCCGCTGCGCGCCCAGGAGGCCGAGGCCCTGGTGGCCAGCTTCGGCACGGTGCCCGCCGAGCATGCCGCCCGCTGCGTCACCCAGGCCCAGGGCAACCCGCTGTTCCTGACCCAGCTGCTGCTGTTTCACCCCCACCGCAGCCTGCCGGCCAGCCTCGCCAACCTGGTACAGAGCAAGCTGGACCAGCTCACCGACCTGGATCGCCGGGCCATGTGCATCGCCGCGGTGATGGGCCAGCGCTTCTCCCTGGCCTCGCTGCAGGAGGTGCTGGGGCAGGCCGATTATCAGCCCGAGCTTCCCCAGCGCTACAGTCTGGTGCGCCCGCTGGAAGAGGGCAGCTACCGCTTCGTGCACGACCTGATCCTGCAAGGCATCTACGAGGGCATTCCCAAGATCCAGCGCGACCGCTTGCACCTGCGCCTGGCCGCGCTCTACGGCGAGGCGGAACCTGGCTTGCGGGCGCGCCACCTGCATCGGGCGCGCTCGCTGGAGGCGCCGAATGCCTTCCTGCAGGCGGTGGCGGCGGAAATGGCCCGCTATCGGCATGAGGAGGCCATGGCGTTGCTGAGGGATTGCCGCGCCATCGACTACGCGCCGAAGGATGAGTACCGCCTGATGCTGCTGCAGGGCCAGGTGGCGATGGCCACCGGGCAGATCCAGGCGGCGCGGGAGCACTTCGAGGCGGCGCGCAGCTTCGCCCGGGAGGAGTGTCAGCGCATCACGGCCGATCTGTGGCTGGCCCGGGTGCTGAACATGCTCGATGCGCTGGCGGCGGAGGAGGCGATTCTCGACGGCCTGCTGCCCCTGGCCGAAGCGCTGGAGGATCCCTTGCCCCTGGCCGAGGCGTTCTATCTCAAGGGTAATCTCTACTTCCCCCGGGGCGACTTTGCCACCAGCCGCGCCTATCACACTCGCGCCCTGGAGCAGGCCCGCCGTGGCGGCGATGTGCGCACCGAAATCCAGGCCCTGAGCGGGCTTGGGGATGCGCACTATGCCGAGGGGCAGATGCGCAGCACCCTCGAGATGTTCGACCACTGCGTAACGCTCTGCCGGACTCATGGCTACGCCGACCTGGAGGCCTCCAACCTGTTCATGCTGGGTACGGCGCGCATCTATGCCAACCAGACCGAGGCGGCGCTCGCTGACTGTTTCGATGCCGCCGAGCTGGGCAAGCGGGTCGGCAACCGGCGTGCCGAGGTGGTGGCACGGCTCACGGCGGGGTGGATTCTGATCTCCCAGGGCGACCCCCAATCGGCTGACGAGCAGATCGAACAGGCGCTAGCGGTGGCTCGCAGCCTGGGATCTGGGCGCTTCGAGGCGTTCCTGCTGGAGAGCCGCGCCCGGGTCGAGCTGATCACCGGGCAGCAGGCCGAAGCGCGAGCCAGCATCGAGCGCGCCTGGCAGTTGGTGGAACAGCATGGGCTGAAGGCCTTCATCGGGCCTTGGGTGCTGGGTACCCGGGCGCTGCTGGAAGAGGCGCCCGAGGCACGCTTGGCGACGTTGCAGCAGGGCGAAGCGCTGTTGGACGCCGGCTGCGTGGGGCACAACGGCTATCGCTTCCTGATCGCGGCGGCGGAGGTCAGCCTGCTGGACCAGCGCCCCGACGCGGCGCGCCACTATGCCCAGCGCCTGACCCAACTGATGGGGGCGGAGCCCTGTGCCTGGGGCGAGCACCACCGCGCTCTGATCGAAGCTCACGCCGACTGGCTGGAGAGCGGCGAGGGGAGTGAAAAAGAGGGCGGCCAAAAGAGCGACGAAGAGAGCACCCTGAAAGCCTTACGAGCGTGCTGGCACCGTGGCGAAGCCGCTGGCCTGGTGATGACGCTGCCTCGCCTTGCTGCCAGTCGACGCTAG
- a CDS encoding NAD(P)-binding protein, with the protein MDHAPLRVAIIGGGVSGLSLAYYFQKLGSEAARQLEVTIFERKATLGGNAETVWVDLGCRRHPGKPDSPYRRWADLGVNDVNLATYHRLRTILGEIGELERMKPLENTESYFSRDGSIALTDDKELFRGVSDPAHELSKVDGGRLSLLIPVVHQSAIALVENHRVTPRYTVDDFFDACIAAPADMLAAAAERLSVTIDWQDPELPARLERIRQTIYYPRISAMYFADDRGPGGMPLQAPFEYYRIQEGGSPPDRRYFEHGAQHWLEALAAHITDPNTPGPRVQILRGIEVEASLSTQGVTLTERDPGERRWEADLLFMATHAEDALPLLTFGDGLSDTQRELQHILGRVRYTRSFSVCHTAAARLPPNRNLWRTYNIEVRNPEDTFFPYRIDYVANRHQNDAENPAYNQAGLPQYFVSLVEDLNRIPRSEMLERQSSPLDAPATLANTAPGEAGYRDRIPTLDPALEAKAWTLFKHNVLDANCLEAQAEIERYNQTTARRSAEGQEGCPLLFAGGWTRGAGLQEQCLEQSEHLVALLLTAPERRIDGPLRLASTGSKARQRHHQASGFATVPARS; encoded by the coding sequence ATGGACCATGCACCGCTACGGGTTGCCATCATCGGCGGCGGAGTTTCCGGCCTGTCGCTGGCCTATTACTTTCAGAAGCTCGGCAGCGAGGCGGCTCGGCAGCTCGAGGTCACGATCTTCGAGCGCAAGGCCACCCTGGGCGGTAACGCCGAGACGGTGTGGGTCGACCTGGGCTGCCGGCGTCATCCGGGAAAGCCCGACTCACCCTACCGCCGCTGGGCCGACCTGGGCGTCAATGACGTCAACCTGGCCACTTACCACCGCCTGCGCACGATACTCGGCGAGATCGGCGAGCTGGAGCGCATGAAGCCGCTGGAGAATACCGAGAGCTATTTCAGCCGTGACGGTAGCATCGCCCTGACCGACGACAAGGAGCTGTTCCGTGGTGTCAGCGACCCGGCCCACGAGCTGAGCAAGGTCGATGGCGGCAGGCTGTCGCTGCTGATCCCCGTGGTTCACCAAAGCGCCATTGCCCTGGTGGAGAACCACCGCGTTACGCCGCGCTATACGGTGGATGACTTCTTCGACGCCTGCATTGCCGCCCCCGCCGACATGCTGGCCGCGGCAGCGGAGCGTTTGAGCGTCACCATCGACTGGCAGGACCCCGAGCTGCCGGCGCGGCTGGAGCGTATCCGCCAGACCATCTACTACCCGCGCATCTCGGCCATGTACTTCGCCGACGATCGCGGCCCGGGCGGTATGCCGCTCCAGGCCCCCTTCGAGTATTACCGTATTCAGGAAGGCGGCTCGCCCCCGGACCGCCGCTACTTCGAGCACGGCGCCCAGCACTGGCTGGAAGCCCTGGCCGCGCATATCACCGACCCGAATACGCCGGGCCCCCGGGTTCAGATCCTGCGCGGCATCGAAGTGGAGGCCAGCCTCTCGACCCAAGGCGTAACGCTGACGGAGCGTGACCCCGGCGAACGCCGCTGGGAGGCCGACCTGCTGTTCATGGCCACCCATGCCGAAGATGCCCTGCCGCTACTGACGTTCGGCGACGGCCTGAGCGACACCCAGCGGGAGCTGCAGCATATCCTCGGCAGGGTGCGCTACACCCGCAGCTTCAGCGTTTGCCACACCGCCGCCGCCCGCCTGCCGCCCAATCGCAACCTGTGGCGCACCTACAACATCGAGGTGCGTAACCCCGAGGACACCTTCTTCCCCTACCGGATCGACTACGTGGCGAACCGCCACCAGAACGATGCCGAGAACCCGGCCTACAATCAGGCGGGCCTGCCGCAGTACTTCGTCTCCCTGGTGGAAGACCTCAACCGGATTCCCCGCAGCGAGATGCTCGAGCGGCAGTCCTCCCCCCTGGACGCACCCGCAACGCTGGCGAACACCGCACCCGGCGAGGCTGGCTACCGCGACCGCATACCGACGCTGGACCCCGCCCTGGAAGCCAAGGCCTGGACCCTGTTCAAGCACAACGTGCTGGATGCCAACTGCCTGGAGGCGCAAGCGGAGATCGAGCGCTACAACCAGACCACCGCCCGGCGTAGCGCCGAGGGCCAAGAGGGTTGCCCGCTACTGTTCGCCGGCGGCTGGACTCGCGGCGCCGGCCTGCAGGAACAGTGCCTGGAGCAATCTGAGCACCTCGTCGCCCTGCTGCTGACGGCACCGGAGCGTCGGATCGACGGCCCCCTGCGGCTAGCGTCGACTGGCAGCAAGGCGAGGCAGCGTCATCACCAGGCCAGCGGCTTCGCCACGGTGCCAGCACGCTCGTAA
- a CDS encoding type II toxin-antitoxin system CcdA family antitoxin: MRAAKATKSTRQPTNLSLDSALLKEAKALRINIS, from the coding sequence ATGCGAGCAGCCAAAGCTACCAAATCCACCCGACAGCCAACGAACTTATCGCTGGATAGTGCTCTTCTCAAAGAAGCAAAAGCCCTCAGGATCAATATTTCGTAA
- a CDS encoding IS3 family transposase (programmed frameshift) has protein sequence MAKQATPMKKTRARYSDAYREEALALADRVGAAAAARELGLQPSQLYQWRAKAQQKKNTSEREQSLADENARLKRQLAEISEELAINKKGRGILCEEPEVKYAFIQQHRQAFSIQRMCAVLGVARSGYYAWRQRGGEPSWRRRQQAITDQRVAQVFQQGKGRSGAPRLTHDLNDAGISVCRNTVASSLRRQSLRAKAARKYKATTNSRHELPVAPNLLKQDFTADAPNQKWVGDITYLATGEGWLYLAVLIDLYSRKVIGWAMSERMTADLVGDALQMALWGRKMPKGVIVHSDRGSQYCSTLYQALLTRHDLRCSMSAKGNCYDNACAESFFHSLKVESIHGERFSTREAMRRQVFEYIELDYNRQRRHSAIGMISPEAFEARMIA, from the exons ATGGCAAAGCAAGCTACCCCGATGAAGAAGACGCGCGCCCGTTACTCCGATGCCTACCGCGAGGAGGCTCTTGCCCTCGCTGACCGAGTGGGGGCTGCCGCCGCCGCCCGTGAGCTGGGTTTGCAGCCAAGCCAGCTGTACCAATGGCGTGCCAAGGCCCAGCAGAAGAAGAACACGTCCGAGCGCGAGCAGTCGCTGGCTGATGAAAACGCCAGGCTTAAGCGGCAACTCGCTGAAATATCAGAGGAATTGGCCATCA ACAAAAAAGGCCGCGGTATACTTTGCGAAGAGCCTGAAGTGAAGTATGCCTTCATCCAGCAGCATCGTCAGGCATTCAGTATCCAGCGTATGTGCGCTGTGCTCGGTGTGGCACGCAGCGGCTACTATGCCTGGCGACAGCGTGGTGGTGAACCGTCGTGGCGGCGCCGGCAGCAAGCCATCACCGACCAGCGTGTGGCTCAGGTCTTTCAGCAGGGAAAGGGGCGCTCAGGCGCCCCTAGACTGACCCACGACCTGAACGACGCTGGCATATCGGTCTGCCGGAACACTGTCGCTTCCAGCCTCCGGCGGCAGAGTCTGCGGGCGAAAGCGGCTCGCAAGTACAAGGCCACCACAAACTCACGGCATGAGCTGCCGGTGGCCCCCAACCTGCTGAAGCAGGACTTTACCGCCGACGCGCCGAACCAGAAATGGGTCGGAGACATCACGTACCTGGCGACCGGTGAGGGCTGGCTCTACCTGGCGGTGCTGATTGACCTGTATTCACGCAAGGTGATCGGCTGGGCGATGAGCGAGCGCATGACCGCAGACCTAGTTGGCGATGCCCTGCAGATGGCCCTATGGGGCCGCAAGATGCCCAAAGGTGTGATCGTCCATTCAGATCGCGGGAGCCAGTACTGTTCAACACTGTACCAGGCGCTGCTGACGCGCCACGACCTCCGGTGCAGCATGAGCGCCAAGGGTAACTGCTACGACAACGCCTGCGCCGAAAGCTTCTTTCACAGCCTCAAGGTCGAGTCCATTCACGGCGAGCGGTTCTCGACCCGGGAAGCCATGCGGCGACAGGTGTTCGAGTACATCGAGTTGGACTACAACCGGCAGCGTCGGCACAGTGCTATCGGGATGATCAGCCCGGAGGCCTTCGAGGCCCGAATGATCGCTTAG
- a CDS encoding IS30 family transposase: MPHCYRHLTAEDRAAIMMMRTTHSIRAIAAHLRRAPSTVSRELARHTVDASSGYDASLAGYRARLARHRPRQQLKLHPASELFDLVAYLLRRYWSPQQIASTLSLMFPDDNRRQVSHETIYNALYVMPRGSLKKELIACLRQGNGKRRPRSRGKDRRGQIPDLVSIHMRPPEIEDRLMPGHWEGDLIMGANNRSAVGTLVERTTRLVILAKLDGTTATAAAIGFSDKLNEVPRALRLSMTYDQGREMMQHAEITQRTGTAIYFADPHSPWQRGSNENTNGLLRQYLPKGTDLSVYSQEELDAIADSMNTRPRKTLDWRTPLEVYSEVLKKSVAGPDTLQ; the protein is encoded by the coding sequence ATGCCCCATTGCTATCGCCACCTCACTGCTGAAGACCGAGCCGCCATCATGATGATGCGAACCACCCACTCGATCCGGGCCATCGCCGCTCACTTGAGGCGCGCGCCAAGTACCGTGTCACGGGAGCTTGCTCGCCATACCGTCGATGCTAGCAGCGGCTACGATGCCAGCCTAGCAGGCTATAGAGCGCGGTTGGCTCGTCACCGGCCACGTCAGCAACTAAAGCTGCATCCCGCCAGCGAGCTGTTCGATTTAGTCGCCTATCTGCTGCGCCGGTACTGGTCACCGCAGCAGATCGCCAGCACACTGTCACTCATGTTTCCTGATGATAATCGCCGCCAGGTCTCACACGAGACCATCTACAACGCGCTCTATGTGATGCCCCGGGGCTCTCTCAAGAAAGAGCTCATCGCCTGCTTGCGACAGGGTAACGGCAAGCGTCGGCCGCGCAGCCGGGGTAAAGACCGGCGTGGCCAGATCCCGGATCTGGTCAGCATTCATATGCGGCCGCCCGAGATCGAAGACCGCCTGATGCCCGGCCACTGGGAAGGTGACCTGATCATGGGAGCCAACAACCGATCCGCCGTCGGCACGTTGGTGGAGCGCACCACGCGCCTGGTGATACTGGCCAAACTGGATGGCACGACGGCCACCGCCGCTGCCATCGGGTTCAGCGACAAGCTGAACGAGGTCCCACGCGCCCTGCGGCTCTCCATGACCTACGACCAGGGCAGGGAGATGATGCAACACGCCGAGATCACACAGCGCACCGGGACGGCCATCTACTTCGCTGACCCACATAGCCCATGGCAGCGGGGCTCCAACGAGAATACCAATGGTCTGTTGCGGCAGTACCTGCCGAAGGGCACGGACCTGTCGGTCTATAGCCAGGAAGAGCTCGATGCCATTGCAGATTCAATGAACACACGCCCCCGCAAGACATTGGACTGGCGAACGCCTCTGGAAGTCTATTCCGAGGTGCTCAAGAAATCGGTCGCTGGACCGGACACCCTTCAATAG
- a CDS encoding hydroxymethylglutaryl-CoA lyase: protein MAFPKQVRLVEVGPRDGLQNEANPIDTATKLELIDRLGAAGLTYIEAASFVSPKWVPQMADHREVMTGLTRRQGVTYAALTPNLKGLEAALECGVEEVAVFGAASEAFSQKNINCSVAESLERFAPVLERAKAANVRVRGYVSCVLGCPYEGEIAPAKVAEVSKALYDMGCYEVSLGDTIGTGTPLAAKRMIEAVSRDIPMEMLAAHFHDTYGQALANLYAVLEEGISVVDSSVAGLGGCPYAKGASGNVASEDVVYLLNGLGIETGIDLDKLAATGTWITQTIGRPNRSKVGVALAAK, encoded by the coding sequence ATGGCATTTCCGAAACAAGTCCGCCTGGTCGAGGTCGGCCCGCGCGACGGGCTGCAGAACGAAGCCAACCCGATCGACACGGCCACCAAGCTGGAACTGATCGACCGCCTGGGCGCCGCCGGGCTCACGTACATCGAAGCGGCCAGCTTCGTCTCGCCCAAGTGGGTGCCGCAGATGGCCGACCACCGCGAAGTCATGACCGGCCTCACGCGCCGCCAAGGCGTCACCTACGCCGCCCTCACCCCCAACCTCAAGGGACTGGAAGCGGCACTGGAGTGCGGCGTGGAGGAAGTGGCGGTATTCGGCGCAGCGAGTGAGGCCTTCTCGCAGAAGAACATCAACTGCTCCGTCGCCGAATCCCTGGAGCGCTTCGCCCCCGTGCTGGAGCGGGCGAAAGCGGCCAACGTGCGCGTGCGCGGCTACGTCTCCTGCGTGCTCGGCTGCCCCTACGAAGGCGAGATCGCCCCGGCCAAAGTCGCCGAGGTTTCAAAAGCGCTGTATGACATGGGCTGCTACGAAGTCTCGCTGGGCGACACCATCGGCACCGGCACTCCGCTCGCCGCCAAGCGTATGATCGAAGCCGTGAGCCGCGACATCCCCATGGAAATGCTCGCCGCTCACTTCCATGACACCTACGGCCAGGCCCTCGCTAACCTCTACGCCGTGCTGGAAGAAGGCATCAGCGTGGTCGACAGCTCCGTCGCCGGCCTCGGCGGCTGCCCCTACGCCAAGGGTGCCTCCGGCAACGTGGCCAGTGAAGATGTCGTCTACCTGCTCAACGGCCTCGGCATCGAGACCGGCATCGACCTCGACAAGCTCGCCGCAACCGGCACCTGGATCACCCAGACCATCGGCCGGCCGAACCGCTCCAAGGTGGGCGTGGCACTGGCGGCGAAGTAA